Proteins co-encoded in one Kribbella qitaiheensis genomic window:
- a CDS encoding M6 family metalloprotease domain-containing protein, with translation MPDHRKFRLPLRLIAVLAAVSVPSLALAAPSPSPSQPPDPANAWQYDNWPQTQPWQESASPARLATAAGPIDPQNWANPDQMTWSDYKLPPGTNWADPSKTGSVRTFKGALVVLDYPNQPFVITQPKHSTPFGNPSAEANGIPRDQVPAFYRDFLNKPGALNRGHTIHEYWMEDSGGRYGVQLTAFGAYQMPGKSYEYGMEFQGGSACPAGDNCTKNLRTDARAAWAADVGAQVPAGFDFVFYLSAGQDESSTWQEFGSMKFPTKEDVTDDFGPPDPALPNWSNTRYVEWTSWAAGSSLWPNAGGGSTTQGESSGMSTYAHELSHVLGIGDNYNNPFGVPPRRSYSGIWEMLSRGTFNGPGGPHSRWMIPATGGSSMGAQHMLRNKIKLGMVEEQNVLRLNREALAQSGVVVADVTAREIQPGATGLSGINLQLGGGDLAPACDPKTDPMCDGRGYNNYTVEVVDRVGTDSFTPDSGVLLAKTKDVDAAPFEWVIDANPQNIGMTDYVLPDGTKVPITIGDYRQLSDALFHAGTNSGSEYEYVDAANRLHFYITNVHRDGKGVLSYTVAVKSLDGAGPAERGVRLLPTVGRPANGVTTCTFPLTNTGKAAPPAGQHPEDVSKYLNADVYRLSAKADGRGWSVNLQNALTTAKTGQRITVPVQALHTPNSAAHGRVTLTATSESDPTKKSTATCVTIAK, from the coding sequence GTGCCCGACCACCGGAAATTCCGCCTTCCGCTGCGGCTGATCGCAGTACTCGCCGCAGTCTCCGTCCCCAGCCTCGCGCTCGCCGCGCCGTCGCCGTCGCCGTCGCAACCACCGGACCCGGCCAACGCCTGGCAGTACGACAACTGGCCGCAGACCCAGCCGTGGCAGGAGAGCGCCTCCCCCGCGCGACTGGCCACCGCGGCCGGCCCGATCGACCCGCAGAACTGGGCCAACCCGGACCAGATGACCTGGTCCGACTACAAGTTGCCGCCGGGAACGAACTGGGCGGACCCGAGCAAGACCGGGTCGGTCCGGACGTTCAAGGGCGCGCTCGTCGTACTCGACTACCCGAACCAGCCGTTCGTGATCACCCAGCCGAAGCACTCGACGCCGTTCGGCAACCCGAGCGCCGAGGCGAACGGCATCCCGCGCGACCAGGTGCCCGCGTTCTACCGCGACTTCCTGAACAAGCCCGGCGCGCTGAATCGCGGCCACACCATCCACGAATACTGGATGGAGGACTCCGGCGGCCGGTACGGCGTACAGCTCACTGCCTTCGGGGCGTATCAGATGCCCGGCAAGTCCTACGAGTACGGCATGGAGTTCCAGGGCGGCAGCGCCTGCCCGGCCGGTGACAACTGCACCAAGAACCTGCGGACCGATGCGCGCGCGGCCTGGGCCGCCGATGTCGGTGCCCAGGTCCCGGCGGGCTTCGACTTCGTCTTCTACCTCAGCGCGGGCCAGGACGAATCGTCCACCTGGCAGGAGTTCGGGTCGATGAAGTTCCCGACCAAGGAAGACGTCACCGACGACTTCGGGCCGCCGGACCCGGCCCTGCCGAACTGGTCGAACACCCGGTACGTCGAATGGACCTCGTGGGCGGCCGGCTCGTCCCTGTGGCCGAACGCCGGTGGCGGCTCGACCACCCAGGGCGAGAGCTCTGGCATGTCGACGTACGCGCACGAGCTGAGCCATGTCCTGGGCATCGGGGACAACTACAACAACCCCTTCGGCGTACCGCCCCGGCGCTCGTACTCCGGGATCTGGGAGATGCTGAGCCGCGGAACGTTCAATGGGCCGGGTGGTCCACACAGCCGCTGGATGATCCCCGCGACCGGCGGCTCGTCGATGGGCGCGCAACACATGCTGCGCAACAAGATCAAGCTCGGCATGGTCGAGGAGCAGAACGTACTGCGGTTGAACCGCGAAGCGCTGGCCCAGTCCGGCGTGGTGGTCGCCGACGTCACTGCCCGGGAGATCCAGCCGGGCGCCACCGGGCTGTCCGGGATCAACCTCCAGCTCGGTGGCGGCGATCTCGCGCCGGCCTGTGATCCGAAGACGGATCCGATGTGCGACGGCCGTGGCTACAACAACTACACCGTCGAGGTGGTCGACCGGGTCGGCACCGATTCGTTCACGCCCGACTCCGGAGTGCTGCTGGCCAAGACCAAGGATGTCGACGCGGCACCCTTCGAGTGGGTCATCGACGCCAATCCGCAGAACATCGGGATGACCGACTACGTGCTCCCCGACGGTACGAAGGTCCCGATCACGATCGGCGACTACCGCCAGCTCTCGGACGCCCTGTTCCACGCGGGGACGAACTCCGGCAGCGAGTACGAGTACGTCGACGCCGCCAACCGGTTGCACTTCTACATCACCAACGTGCACCGCGACGGCAAGGGCGTCCTCTCCTACACGGTCGCGGTCAAGTCGCTCGACGGCGCCGGTCCGGCCGAGCGCGGCGTACGGCTGCTGCCGACAGTCGGCCGACCGGCCAACGGTGTCACCACCTGCACCTTCCCGCTCACCAACACGGGCAAGGCCGCGCCGCCCGCGGGCCAGCACCCGGAGGACGTCAGCAAGTACCTCAACGCCGACGTCTATCGGCTGTCCGCGAAGGCAGACGGTCGTGGCTGGTCGGTCAACCTGCAGAACGCCCTCACCACCGCCAAGACCGGCCAACGCATCACCGTCCCGGTCCAAGCCCTCCACACCCCGAACTCAGCCGCCCACGGCCGAGTCACCCTGACCGCAACCTCGGAAAGCGACCCCACCAAGAAGTCCACCGCCACCTGCGTAACCATCGCCAAGTAA
- a CDS encoding flavodoxin family protein yields the protein MPVSGKLKALIVCETLSGSTRLVAEEIGKGIGKGLDVEIIEVSKAPAQLDASVALLVIGGAPQAFGSTRPTADRPVPTPDSGLRTWLGGLTGTANLAAAAFDTRPMHSRRLPGSAANGVSILLGKRGYTLAATPHSFWLKDAAENLAIGEAARARRWGDELNGALTKLRNPAPARYRPKAGHSG from the coding sequence ATGCCCGTTTCCGGCAAGTTGAAGGCCCTGATCGTGTGCGAGACGTTGTCCGGTTCGACCCGGCTCGTCGCTGAGGAGATCGGGAAGGGGATCGGCAAAGGACTCGATGTCGAGATCATCGAGGTGAGCAAGGCACCGGCGCAGCTGGACGCTTCCGTTGCCCTGCTGGTGATCGGCGGTGCCCCGCAAGCATTCGGGAGCACCCGACCGACAGCGGATCGGCCGGTTCCGACGCCGGACAGCGGTCTGCGCACGTGGCTCGGCGGCCTCACCGGTACGGCGAATCTCGCCGCCGCGGCTTTCGACACCCGGCCGATGCACAGCCGGCGGCTGCCCGGGTCGGCGGCGAACGGCGTGTCGATCCTGCTCGGCAAGCGCGGCTACACGCTGGCAGCGACTCCGCACAGTTTCTGGCTCAAGGACGCCGCGGAGAACCTCGCCATCGGCGAAGCGGCTCGTGCCCGGCGCTGGGGCGACGAGCTCAACGGGGCTCTCACCAAACTCCGCAACCCCGCCCCCGCGCGCTACCGCCCGAAGGCCGGCCACTCCGGCTAG
- a CDS encoding phosphocholine-specific phospholipase C, with product MSVTRRKFIATSAGAVAAGIAAGQIAPETARAGTTGTLTDAKHIVILMQENRSFDHYFGTLRGVRGFGDRSAIQIPGGYSVFNQPNGGGRHYPWQFSKTKPAGGADPERLAQCNGDLGHGWSDQHSAWNGGKLDNWVAAKASVRALGHLVRNDIPFHYALADSWTINDAYFCSILSATGPNRTYHWSGQIDPGGVAGGPAYDGGDESGLRWQTYAEALENAGVSWKVYQNASDNYGDNALAYFAQFQNAPAGSALRVKGMSSVPRVTGRTPDDILAAIRADVTAGTLPQVTWIVPNQEVSEHPYATPADGANFVRGVIEALNADPAVFDSTILFLNYDENDGFFDHVPPPSAPAGTAGEYCKGAAIGLGFRVPLLAISPWSRGGWVSSEVSDHTSVLRFLERWTTAIGKPATTPNISAWRRQVCGDLTGMFDFAHPVYGLPSLPATPTIGYGSCTLLPNPAPVDNALPAQEPGTRPARALPYQPTANLDRLEIGAAGKILVWLAMSNTGTAATHLAAYANAYRTGGPWQYTVGPQGSTSDFFNCGTAFGDGKYDLSVVGPNRFLRRFTGNATTAGKYLSASASYAAAPDTGKLAIFFELTNTSTASVTFTIRSNNYRGDGPWTYTVPAGASTTDYFNAIAYTSGWYDFTITASSDASWTQRFTGHLETSTPSVSG from the coding sequence ATGTCCGTCACGCGCAGGAAGTTCATCGCTACGTCTGCCGGTGCCGTCGCGGCCGGCATCGCGGCGGGCCAAATCGCCCCCGAGACGGCCCGTGCCGGTACTACGGGGACGTTGACCGACGCGAAGCACATCGTGATTCTCATGCAGGAGAACCGCAGTTTCGACCACTACTTCGGGACCCTGCGCGGAGTGCGCGGTTTCGGCGACCGCAGCGCGATCCAGATCCCCGGTGGTTACAGCGTCTTCAACCAGCCCAATGGTGGCGGCCGCCACTACCCGTGGCAGTTCAGCAAGACCAAGCCGGCCGGTGGTGCGGACCCGGAGCGGCTGGCACAGTGCAACGGCGATCTCGGCCACGGCTGGTCGGACCAGCACAGTGCCTGGAACGGCGGCAAGCTCGACAACTGGGTCGCGGCGAAGGCCTCGGTCCGGGCGCTCGGTCACCTGGTCCGCAACGACATTCCCTTCCACTACGCGTTGGCGGACAGCTGGACGATCAACGACGCGTACTTCTGCTCCATCCTGAGCGCAACGGGCCCGAACCGGACCTATCACTGGAGTGGCCAGATCGATCCCGGTGGCGTCGCCGGCGGACCGGCGTACGACGGAGGCGACGAATCCGGGCTCCGCTGGCAGACCTACGCCGAGGCTCTCGAGAACGCAGGAGTCAGCTGGAAGGTCTACCAGAACGCCTCCGACAACTACGGCGACAACGCGTTGGCCTACTTCGCCCAGTTCCAGAACGCGCCCGCGGGCAGTGCACTCCGCGTCAAAGGCATGTCGTCCGTACCCCGCGTCACCGGTCGTACTCCGGACGACATCCTGGCCGCGATCCGCGCGGACGTGACCGCCGGGACGCTGCCCCAGGTCACCTGGATCGTCCCCAATCAAGAGGTTTCCGAGCACCCCTACGCGACTCCGGCCGACGGCGCGAACTTCGTGCGCGGCGTGATCGAGGCGCTCAACGCCGACCCGGCCGTGTTCGACTCCACCATCCTCTTCCTCAACTACGACGAGAACGACGGCTTCTTCGACCACGTGCCGCCGCCCAGCGCCCCGGCCGGAACCGCGGGGGAGTACTGCAAGGGCGCCGCGATCGGTCTCGGCTTCCGGGTGCCGCTGCTGGCGATCTCTCCGTGGAGTCGCGGCGGCTGGGTGAGCTCCGAGGTCTCCGACCACACTTCCGTACTACGGTTCCTCGAGCGCTGGACGACCGCGATCGGCAAACCCGCGACGACGCCGAACATCAGCGCCTGGCGCCGGCAGGTGTGCGGGGATCTGACCGGGATGTTCGACTTCGCCCACCCGGTCTACGGACTGCCGAGCCTTCCGGCGACCCCGACGATCGGCTACGGCAGCTGCACCCTGTTGCCCAACCCGGCTCCGGTGGACAACGCGCTGCCGGCGCAGGAGCCGGGCACCCGACCGGCGCGAGCCCTGCCCTATCAACCCACTGCGAATCTGGACCGCCTGGAGATCGGAGCAGCAGGGAAGATCCTCGTCTGGCTCGCGATGTCCAACACCGGTACGGCGGCCACCCACCTCGCGGCGTACGCCAATGCCTACCGCACCGGCGGACCTTGGCAGTACACCGTCGGCCCGCAAGGCAGCACGAGCGACTTCTTCAACTGCGGCACCGCCTTCGGAGACGGGAAGTACGACCTGTCCGTCGTCGGCCCGAACAGATTCCTTCGCCGCTTCACGGGCAACGCCACCACAGCCGGCAAATATCTGTCTGCAAGTGCTTCGTACGCCGCGGCGCCCGATACCGGCAAACTCGCGATCTTCTTCGAACTCACCAACACGTCGACCGCATCGGTCACGTTCACCATCCGCTCGAACAACTACCGCGGCGACGGCCCCTGGACCTACACCGTCCCCGCCGGCGCCTCGACCACCGACTACTTCAACGCGATCGCCTACACCTCCGGCTGGTACGACTTCACCATCACCGCGAGCTCCGACGCCTCCTGGACCCAACGCTTCACCGGCCACCTGGAAACCAGCACACCATCGGTGTCAGGCTGA
- a CDS encoding papain-like cysteine protease family protein yields the protein MRRVRTRRTRSLLLAMIIGLATLVPLAPAASAAPGSWYLNLTGQSQQKSNWCWAASGNSVATFYGYNYSQNQFCNLAFGNAQNATCPNNQATLGNDQRAFGSIGISQGNYVSGTLSFSTLVTELSNNRPVMTRIGWTGGGGHMMDIIGYDSSNSTIEYYNPWPDDQRYNYSTYNWYRSNSQFTWTHSLYRIGA from the coding sequence ATGAGGAGGGTCAGGACCCGCCGTACCCGGTCATTGCTGCTGGCAATGATCATCGGGCTGGCAACGCTCGTCCCACTCGCCCCGGCGGCCTCGGCCGCGCCGGGCAGCTGGTATCTCAACCTCACCGGCCAGTCGCAGCAGAAGTCGAACTGGTGCTGGGCCGCGTCCGGCAACAGCGTCGCGACGTTCTACGGCTACAACTACTCGCAGAACCAGTTCTGTAACCTTGCCTTCGGCAACGCCCAGAACGCCACCTGCCCGAACAACCAGGCGACGCTGGGCAACGACCAGCGCGCGTTCGGCTCGATCGGGATCAGCCAGGGCAACTACGTCTCCGGCACGCTGAGTTTCAGCACCCTGGTCACCGAGTTGTCGAACAACCGCCCGGTGATGACCCGGATCGGCTGGACCGGCGGTGGCGGCCACATGATGGACATCATCGGCTACGACTCGTCGAACAGCACGATCGAGTACTACAACCCCTGGCCGGACGACCAGCGGTACAACTACTCGACCTACAACTGGTACCGGTCCAACTCGCAGTTCACCTGGACGCACTCGCTCTACCGGATCGGAGCCTGA
- a CDS encoding HAD family hydrolase has translation MTNVRASHIVWDWNGTLLNDNTVVLAAVNDVCAHFGRAALTWEEWQGFYSRPVRPCYERVLARVLTDEDWVSVDRLYHDRYDLLLHTSALAPGVPDELHSWMATGRTQSLLSMWFHSQLLPTVDGHGLTELFQRIDGLPGELGGESKTEHLVRHLEAQSLDPAGVLVIGDVVDDAEAALAVGAQCILVATGGMNRAALEATGVPVTSTIPEAVRLIA, from the coding sequence GTGACCAACGTGAGGGCGTCCCACATCGTCTGGGACTGGAACGGGACTCTGCTCAACGACAACACCGTGGTGCTTGCCGCCGTCAACGATGTCTGCGCCCACTTCGGCCGGGCCGCGCTGACCTGGGAGGAGTGGCAGGGGTTCTACTCACGACCGGTGCGGCCTTGCTACGAGCGGGTGCTGGCGCGCGTCCTGACCGACGAGGACTGGGTCTCGGTCGATCGGCTTTACCACGATCGGTACGACCTGCTGCTGCACACCTCCGCGCTCGCCCCCGGCGTACCGGACGAGTTGCATTCGTGGATGGCGACCGGGCGCACGCAGTCGCTGTTGTCGATGTGGTTCCACTCGCAGCTCCTCCCAACCGTGGACGGTCACGGGCTGACCGAGCTGTTCCAGCGGATCGACGGACTGCCGGGGGAGCTCGGTGGCGAGTCCAAGACCGAGCACCTGGTCCGCCACCTGGAGGCGCAGAGCCTGGATCCGGCCGGCGTGCTGGTGATCGGCGATGTCGTAGACGACGCGGAGGCCGCGCTCGCGGTCGGCGCGCAGTGCATCCTGGTCGCTACCGGCGGGATGAACCGGGCGGCGCTCGAGGCGACCGGCGTACCTGTGACCTCGACCATTCCCGAGGCGGTCCGGCTGATCGCCTGA
- a CDS encoding YbaK/EbsC family protein, which translates to MDLKVGRLMARRLQWQRLKDRPDLAAGPVRTALDDLDALVAPIDPGLADTAAFCAEYGVPLEASANCLIVEGRRSAVTRVAAVVVLATARADVRGVVRRHLDVRKLSFTAHDDAVSRTAMEYGGITPIGLPADWPVLVDEAVTTAGSVILGSGIRGSKLLVEGSALRRLHAAQILQLALPTVDADIEVARPALSGF; encoded by the coding sequence GTGGACCTCAAGGTCGGCCGGCTGATGGCAAGGCGACTGCAATGGCAGCGTCTGAAGGACCGGCCGGATCTGGCCGCCGGCCCGGTTCGAACGGCACTCGACGACCTGGATGCCCTGGTCGCGCCGATCGACCCCGGACTGGCGGACACGGCCGCATTCTGCGCCGAGTACGGCGTTCCGCTCGAAGCGTCCGCGAACTGCCTGATCGTGGAGGGCCGCCGGTCGGCCGTCACGAGGGTAGCGGCCGTCGTCGTACTGGCGACCGCGCGTGCTGACGTCCGCGGCGTCGTCCGGCGACATCTCGACGTCCGCAAACTCTCCTTCACCGCCCACGACGACGCCGTCAGCCGGACGGCGATGGAGTACGGCGGCATCACGCCCATCGGGCTACCGGCTGACTGGCCGGTGCTGGTGGACGAAGCCGTCACCACGGCGGGCTCGGTGATCCTCGGCAGCGGGATCCGCGGCTCCAAGCTGCTCGTCGAAGGCTCGGCCCTCCGCCGCCTGCACGCTGCCCAGATCCTCCAGCTGGCGCTGCCCACCGTCGACGCCGACATCGAGGTCGCGCGCCCAGCCCTGTCCGGCTTCTAG
- a CDS encoding class I SAM-dependent methyltransferase: MGTGRGEMDSEKMDAEFDVVADWTRAAVEQLGADHAIPAGCRGSASPSALAWLAEALEFTAGTRLLDLGAGIGGPAAWAVRRYGVRPVLADPMEGACRAAARLFGLPAFEADGTAVPLRTASISTAWCLGVLCTVEDKAGLLAELHRVLAPGAGLGLLVLVAQTTHLDPIPAGNSFPTQTELQDLLSQSGFTIEEQVADPRDTPSSWTRRTDRVDALIRRQHHDDKAYLQAEEQEDRLGVLLSSGQLSSQLLHATRSSRAWS; encoded by the coding sequence GTGGGTACCGGTCGTGGCGAGATGGACAGCGAAAAGATGGACGCCGAGTTCGACGTGGTTGCCGACTGGACCAGGGCAGCGGTCGAGCAACTCGGTGCCGACCATGCGATCCCGGCCGGCTGCCGCGGCAGCGCGAGTCCCTCCGCGCTCGCCTGGCTGGCCGAGGCGCTCGAATTCACCGCCGGGACGAGGCTGCTCGACCTGGGTGCCGGGATCGGCGGTCCGGCGGCCTGGGCGGTCCGCCGTTACGGCGTACGGCCTGTGCTGGCCGATCCGATGGAAGGTGCCTGCCGCGCCGCTGCCCGGCTGTTCGGCCTGCCGGCTTTCGAGGCGGACGGGACGGCCGTTCCGTTGCGAACGGCATCAATCAGTACTGCGTGGTGTCTCGGCGTCCTCTGCACGGTCGAGGACAAGGCCGGCCTCTTGGCGGAGCTGCACCGAGTCCTCGCTCCCGGCGCCGGCCTCGGGCTCCTCGTCCTGGTCGCCCAGACCACCCACCTGGATCCGATCCCGGCGGGCAATTCTTTCCCGACCCAGACCGAGCTCCAGGACCTCTTGAGCCAGAGCGGCTTCACGATCGAGGAACAGGTCGCCGACCCGCGCGACACACCGTCCTCCTGGACCCGCCGGACCGACCGCGTCGACGCTTTGATCCGCCGGCAACACCACGATGACAAGGCCTACCTCCAGGCCGAGGAACAAGAAGACCGCCTCGGCGTGCTCCTCTCCAGCGGCCAGCTCAGCTCCCAGCTCCTCCACGCCACCCGCTCGAGCCGAGCCTGGAGCTGA
- the lexA gene encoding transcriptional repressor LexA — protein MSYDDLEPFGQLDTSVLPERQQRILGVIRDCVVKNGYSPSSRQIGDAVGLRSTSSVSKHLTSLEEKGFLRRSASVSRPIDVRAFLRSAPSESTSDDSVSVPVVGDIAAGTPISAIEHVDEFLSLPRGLTGRGTVFALKVRGESMIDAAICDGDTVVVRQQSEAHSGQIVAAMIDDEATVKVYRRRNGHVFLEPRNPEYEVIDGDQATVLGVVVSVLRSV, from the coding sequence GTGAGCTACGACGATCTTGAGCCGTTCGGTCAGTTGGACACCTCTGTGTTGCCGGAGCGGCAGCAGCGGATCCTGGGGGTGATCCGGGACTGTGTGGTCAAGAACGGGTACTCCCCGAGCAGCCGGCAGATCGGCGATGCGGTCGGCCTGCGGTCGACCTCTTCCGTGTCGAAGCACTTGACGAGCCTTGAGGAGAAGGGGTTTCTGCGTCGCAGCGCCTCCGTGTCGCGACCGATCGACGTACGGGCGTTCCTGCGGTCAGCCCCGTCGGAGTCGACCTCTGACGACTCGGTCTCCGTGCCGGTGGTCGGTGACATCGCGGCCGGTACGCCGATCTCCGCCATCGAGCACGTCGACGAGTTCCTCTCGTTGCCGCGCGGCCTGACCGGGCGTGGCACCGTCTTCGCTCTGAAGGTGCGGGGCGAGTCGATGATCGACGCCGCGATCTGCGACGGCGACACCGTCGTCGTCCGGCAGCAGTCCGAGGCCCACTCCGGCCAGATCGTCGCCGCGATGATCGACGACGAGGCGACCGTCAAGGTCTATCGCCGCCGCAACGGCCACGTGTTCCTGGAACCGCGCAACCCGGAGTACGAAGTCATCGACGGCGACCAGGCCACCGTCCTCGGCGTCGTGGTCTCCGTACTCCGGAGCGTCTGA
- a CDS encoding MerR family transcriptional regulator — translation MKLRSSQVASAAGVNLQTLRYYERRGLLAEPDRTNGGHRLYPPEAVTTLRVIKAAQRLGFSLDEIADLLKVGGHHHGTDLKERAATKLADIETRIADLSVIAATLRSALAVGCDDLMSCASEPNCPIPFTDLRGGTGQRSSAL, via the coding sequence ATGAAGCTCCGCAGCAGCCAGGTCGCCAGCGCAGCCGGAGTCAACCTCCAGACTCTCCGGTACTACGAACGCCGCGGCCTACTCGCCGAACCGGACCGCACCAACGGCGGCCACCGCCTCTACCCACCCGAGGCCGTGACGACCCTCCGCGTGATCAAGGCCGCCCAGCGCCTCGGCTTCTCGCTGGACGAGATCGCCGACCTGCTCAAGGTCGGCGGTCACCATCACGGCACGGACCTGAAGGAACGCGCCGCCACGAAACTGGCCGACATCGAAACCCGGATCGCCGACCTATCGGTGATCGCGGCAACCCTGCGTTCGGCCCTCGCCGTCGGCTGCGACGACCTGATGAGCTGCGCATCCGAGCCGAACTGTCCGATACCTTTCACCGACCTGCGAGGCGGTACCGGGCAGAGGTCCAGCGCACTCTAG
- a CDS encoding GMC oxidoreductase: MGGSLSGQQRLVLGWLAELAVPADEFPSARDVGVVEFVERVLAEDRPDWLPRVVRGLEVAGMEPDLDVVLADPDGAWLVRLLAQGFYAGEGQYDGQPAAWVMVGWQPAAGGPWEPVELELAVTPRAALADRYDCVIIGSGAGGGAAAQVVAESGRSVLVVETGRYPATDDLTRDHLRNPRSVVGLPAPTDPDPRGRPRVSVVDGERRVVLPPDGRWGNNAFTVGGGTRVYGAQAWRFVPRDFRMASTYGVPEGSGLADWPISYDDLEPYYSLAEQRFGVSGGGVDPWHDPRSIPLPMPPMPRSATTQRLAAAAERLGWGTLDVPLLINSEDRDGRSGCVRCGQCVGFACPVEAKAGTHNTALPAALATGRCTLVTETTAERLVVDSRGRVTGVALVAADADGRIWRRTVDCADVLIAAGATETPRLLLNSAHDGEPRGLGNNLDQVGRYLQAHVYAGAVGLFDDEVAELIGPGVSIATCDFRHGNDGIIGGGMLANEFVPTPAATYDYLTGAGLIPRAGSAGKQAMRREARRMLRVVGPIQEVSSADSRVRVDPGVADRFGNPVVEISGSIHPEDFRAQAYMSEKARQWLAEAGAVRTAVGGAGTPNRASVGQHQAGTCRMGDDPARSVVDPDGRVWGHDNVRIVDGSVNVTNGGVNPVLTILAGSLRTAAHLVS; encoded by the coding sequence ATGGGTGGCTCACTCAGCGGGCAGCAGCGGTTGGTTCTTGGGTGGTTGGCGGAGCTGGCGGTGCCCGCGGATGAGTTTCCGTCGGCGAGAGACGTTGGTGTTGTCGAGTTCGTGGAGCGGGTGCTTGCCGAGGATCGGCCGGACTGGTTGCCGCGGGTGGTGCGGGGGCTCGAGGTTGCTGGGATGGAGCCCGACCTTGACGTAGTACTGGCTGATCCGGACGGGGCGTGGCTGGTTCGGCTGCTGGCACAGGGGTTCTATGCGGGCGAGGGGCAGTACGACGGGCAGCCGGCGGCGTGGGTGATGGTGGGCTGGCAACCCGCTGCGGGTGGGCCTTGGGAGCCGGTCGAGTTGGAACTCGCAGTCACGCCTCGGGCGGCGTTGGCTGATCGGTATGACTGCGTGATCATCGGGTCGGGGGCTGGTGGGGGAGCGGCTGCGCAAGTGGTTGCCGAGTCGGGGCGGTCGGTGCTGGTGGTCGAGACCGGGCGGTACCCGGCCACCGATGACCTGACGCGTGACCATCTGCGGAACCCGCGCTCGGTTGTCGGGCTGCCGGCGCCGACCGACCCGGATCCGCGCGGTCGGCCGAGGGTGTCCGTCGTGGATGGCGAGCGTCGGGTGGTGCTGCCGCCCGACGGTCGCTGGGGCAACAACGCGTTCACCGTCGGCGGTGGCACTCGCGTGTACGGCGCGCAGGCGTGGCGGTTCGTCCCGCGTGACTTCCGGATGGCCAGCACCTACGGCGTACCGGAGGGGAGTGGGCTGGCGGACTGGCCGATCAGCTATGACGACCTGGAGCCGTACTACTCATTGGCCGAGCAGCGGTTCGGCGTGAGCGGTGGTGGGGTCGACCCGTGGCACGACCCGCGCTCGATCCCACTGCCGATGCCACCGATGCCCCGGTCCGCGACCACGCAGCGCCTCGCGGCCGCGGCCGAGCGGCTCGGGTGGGGGACTCTCGACGTGCCGCTGCTCATCAACTCTGAGGACCGCGACGGCAGATCCGGCTGCGTGCGCTGCGGACAATGCGTCGGGTTCGCCTGCCCGGTCGAGGCCAAGGCAGGCACTCACAACACTGCCTTGCCGGCCGCACTCGCCACAGGCCGCTGCACGCTGGTGACGGAGACGACAGCTGAACGGTTGGTCGTCGACAGCCGCGGCCGCGTCACCGGCGTAGCGCTGGTGGCTGCCGATGCCGACGGCCGGATCTGGCGGCGTACGGTCGACTGCGCGGACGTCCTCATCGCCGCCGGCGCCACCGAAACCCCACGCCTGTTACTGAACAGTGCGCACGACGGCGAACCAAGGGGACTAGGCAACAATCTCGACCAGGTCGGCAGGTATCTCCAGGCCCATGTGTACGCCGGCGCGGTCGGCCTCTTCGACGACGAGGTGGCCGAGCTGATCGGCCCCGGCGTATCGATCGCGACCTGCGACTTCCGCCACGGCAACGACGGGATCATCGGCGGCGGAATGCTGGCGAACGAGTTCGTCCCGACCCCAGCGGCGACGTACGACTACCTGACGGGCGCCGGCCTGATCCCGCGCGCGGGTTCGGCGGGCAAGCAGGCGATGCGGCGCGAAGCCCGGCGGATGCTGCGTGTGGTCGGGCCGATCCAGGAGGTTTCGTCGGCCGATTCCAGAGTGCGGGTCGACCCTGGCGTCGCCGATCGATTCGGCAACCCGGTGGTGGAGATCAGCGGATCAATTCATCCCGAGGACTTCCGCGCTCAGGCGTACATGAGTGAGAAGGCCAGACAGTGGCTGGCCGAAGCAGGTGCAGTCCGTACTGCGGTAGGCGGCGCCGGCACCCCCAACAGAGCCAGCGTCGGTCAGCACCAAGCCGGCACCTGCCGGATGGGCGACGATCCGGCCCGCTCTGTCGTCGATCCGGACGGCCGGGTCTGGGGGCACGACAACGTGCGGATCGTCGACGGCTCGGTCAACGTGACCAACGGCGGCGTGAATCCGGTCCTGACCATCCTGGCCGGGTCCCTGCGGACAGCCGCCCACCTGGTGAGCTAG